From the Calonectris borealis chromosome 4, bCalBor7.hap1.2, whole genome shotgun sequence genome, one window contains:
- the NPY2R gene encoding neuropeptide Y receptor type 2 yields the protein MGPLEAVGEENQTDEMKVELFTKLYLPRYTTPLNELALDPKPELKDSTTLVEVQIILIFAYCSIILLGVIGNSLVIHVIIKFKSMRTVTNFFIANLAVADLLVNTLCLPFTLVYTLLGEWKLGPVLCHLVPYAQALAVHVSTVTLTVIALDRHRCIVYHLESKISKRISFLIIGVAWAVSALLASPLAIFREYSLIEIIPDFKIVVCSEKWPGEGQLNYGTIYSVSMLLIQYVLPLAVISYAYARIWTKLKNHVSPGAGNDHYHHRRRKTTKMLVCVVVVFAVSWLPFHTFQLVSDIDSQVLDLKEYKLIYTVFHVIAMCSTFANPLLYGWMNNNYRTAFLTAFQCEQRLDSIHPEVSAAFKARKKLEAKRIQFPGDSFTQPTNV from the coding sequence ATGGGGCCCCTGGAAGCAGTAGGCGAAGAAAACCAGACAGATGAAATGAAGGTGGAGCTGTTCACCAAGCTGTACTTGCCAAGATACACCACACCACTCAACGAATTAGCTCTGGACCCTAAACCAGAACTGAAGGACAGCACGACGCTAGTTGAAGTGCAGATAATCCTCATCTTTGCTTACTGCTCCATCATCCTGCTGGGGGTGATCGGAAACTCCCTCGTGATCCACGTGATCATCAAGTTCAAAAGCATGCGCACAGTGACTAACTTCTTCATTGCCAACCTGGCTGTGGCTGACCTGCTGGTGAATACATTGTGCCTGCCCTTCACTTTGGTTTACACGCTGTTGGGCGAATGGAAACTGGGCCCGGTCTTGTGCCACCTGGTGCCTTATGCCCAGGCTCTTGCTGTGCACGTGTCTACTGTTACTTTGACTGTGATCGCTTTGGATCGGCATCGCTGCATCGTCTACCACTTGGAAAGCAAAATCTCCAAGCGGATCAGCTTCCTGATTATAGGAGTTGCGTGGGCAGTCAGTGCCCTCCTGGCAAGTCCTCTGGCCATCTTCCGTGAGTACTCACTGATTGAGATAATTCCTGACTTCAAGATTGTGGTCTGCTCTGAGAAGTGGCCAGGGGAGGGGCAGCTCAACTATGGCACCATCTACAGCGTCTCCATGCTCCTGATCCAGTACGTGCTGCCTCTGGCAGTCATCTCCTATGCCTACGCCCGTATTTGGACCAAGCTCAAGAACCACGTTAGTCCTGGGGCGGGGAATGACCACTACCACCACCGGCGACGGAAAACCACCAAGATGCTGGTGTGTGTGGTTGTGGTGTTCGCTGTCAGCTGGCTGCCATTTCACACCTTCCAGCTAGTCAGTGACATTGACAGTCAGGTGTTAGACCTGAAAGAGTACAAACTGATCTACACAGTGTTTCATGTCATTGCCATGTGCTCAACGTTTGCTAACCCCCTTCTCTATGGCTGGATGAATAACAACTACAGGACGGCCTTCCTCACGGCCTTCCAGTGCGAACAGCGGCTGGACTCCATCCACCCTGAGGTATCAGCAGCTTTCAAAGCCAGGAAGAAACTAGAAGCAAAGAGGATTCAATTCCCCGGAGACTCTTTCACACAACCTACCAACGTCTAA